A section of the Methanoregula formicica SMSP genome encodes:
- the prf1 gene encoding peptide chain release factor aRF-1 → MAEEVEMDDARKRYEFKKTLEMLQSQQGDGTELITLYIPPDKQIYDVTGQLKDEFGQCANIKSKQTRTNVQSAISSILSRLKYYKRPPEKGMAVFCGTVKTYGDRTDLQCTIIEPPEPINLYMYRCSSNFELAPLLQMLEEKYVYGLLVLDKREAYWGFLRGNRIEPIGGANSTVPGKMRKGGQSAARFGRLREIAIDEFYTKIGERSSAIFLAEKDYFERFKGVLIGGPSPTKEEFEKGNYLHHEVQKRIIGLFDVAYTNEDGLAELVDAAKDALKGMTVIKEKAIMEKFLKELVKDDGLAAYGEESIRHNLMIGAVDTLLLSSKLRKSRLKIKCQTCDYTTEKTINIEPGKTVADIALGNCPKCSAPLIIEEEIDIVDELTKIADQSSSKVELISDDFEEGSILFSAFGGIAAILRYRTGY, encoded by the coding sequence ATGGCAGAAGAAGTGGAGATGGACGACGCGCGAAAGCGCTACGAGTTCAAGAAGACCCTGGAGATGCTCCAGTCGCAGCAGGGAGACGGGACGGAGCTCATCACGCTCTACATCCCGCCCGACAAGCAGATCTACGACGTGACCGGCCAGCTCAAGGACGAGTTCGGCCAGTGTGCAAACATCAAAAGCAAGCAGACAAGAACGAACGTCCAGAGCGCCATCTCCTCGATCCTCTCCCGGCTCAAGTACTACAAGCGGCCGCCCGAGAAAGGCATGGCCGTTTTCTGCGGTACCGTAAAGACCTACGGCGACCGGACCGACCTCCAGTGCACCATCATCGAACCGCCCGAGCCCATCAACCTCTACATGTACCGGTGCAGCTCGAACTTCGAGCTGGCCCCGCTTCTCCAGATGCTCGAGGAGAAGTACGTGTACGGCCTCCTCGTCCTCGACAAGCGCGAGGCCTACTGGGGCTTTTTGCGCGGCAACCGGATCGAGCCCATTGGCGGGGCGAACTCCACTGTTCCCGGCAAGATGAGGAAAGGCGGTCAGTCGGCGGCCCGGTTCGGCCGGCTCAGGGAGATCGCCATCGACGAGTTCTACACCAAGATCGGCGAACGGTCAAGCGCCATCTTCCTTGCCGAGAAAGATTACTTCGAGCGGTTCAAGGGCGTCCTGATTGGAGGGCCGAGCCCGACCAAAGAGGAGTTCGAGAAAGGCAACTATCTCCACCACGAGGTCCAGAAGCGGATTATCGGGCTCTTCGATGTTGCTTACACGAACGAGGACGGGCTCGCGGAGCTCGTGGACGCGGCAAAGGACGCACTTAAGGGCATGACCGTCATCAAGGAGAAGGCGATCATGGAGAAGTTCTTAAAAGAACTTGTCAAGGACGACGGCCTTGCTGCGTACGGCGAGGAGAGCATCCGCCATAACCTCATGATCGGTGCGGTCGACACCCTCCTCCTCTCCTCAAAACTCCGGAAATCGCGGCTGAAGATCAAGTGTCAGACCTGCGATTACACCACGGAAAAGACGATCAATATCGAGCCGGGCAAGACCGTAGCCGACATCGCCCTGGGCAACTGCCCCAAGTGCTCGGCACCCCTCATCATCGAAGAAGAGATCGATATTGTCGACGAACTGACCAAGATCGCCGACCAGAGCAGCTCCAAGGTCGAGCTCATCTCGGATGATTTCGAAGAAGGATCGATCCTCTTTTCCGCATTCGGAGGGATTGCAGCCATCCTCCGCTACAGGACGGGATACTAG
- the argS gene encoding arginine--tRNA ligase — translation MPDDMFAIIDTAIRETAGVTDALLVEGGEHADLASTVAFSLAKQRRQAPVKIAQDLVAELKKRPELSAITIEAKGPYINFIFGNAYVSDVIRAAVKPGYGSLEKKTQRVVLEHTSANPNGPLHVGHIRNSIIGDTLARAFRKAGYPLEVEYYVNDMGRQIAIVVWGFNNLDNTQLPGEKEDAHIARIYIAANREIEKDEGITQQVNVLMQRVESGDPATVEKFKKEVSRCLDGFRVTMKDLNVAHDKFVWESDFIRNGSTEEIIGRLKEKPQARQDETLYLDLSEFGFENKYVIRRSDGTSVYAARDLAFHAWKGKNFDRVIDVLGADHKLIGAQLQCTMKVLGEKVPEIVFFEFVSLPEGSMSTRAGKFISADDLITEVRKRAFDEVTVRRPELPEDERRKIAASVGLAAIRYDIVKVSPEKSTVFDWKEALDFERQSGPYIQYAHARACSILEKAGDFSECFDLETEQEIALAKQIARFPGIIERVVAELRPNLLAIYARELADTFNSFYHFEQVLKSEGKVRDRRLTLVKAVQNTLKEALETLGIDAIRSM, via the coding sequence ATGCCAGACGATATGTTTGCAATAATTGATACTGCTATCCGGGAGACTGCCGGTGTGACAGATGCGCTCCTTGTCGAGGGAGGAGAGCATGCCGACCTCGCCTCAACTGTGGCATTCTCCCTGGCCAAACAGCGGAGGCAGGCGCCGGTGAAGATTGCGCAGGACCTGGTCGCGGAACTGAAGAAGCGGCCGGAATTATCCGCGATCACCATCGAGGCAAAAGGGCCGTACATCAATTTCATCTTCGGGAATGCGTATGTCAGCGACGTGATCCGGGCAGCGGTGAAACCGGGATACGGAAGCCTCGAAAAGAAAACCCAGCGGGTTGTTCTCGAACACACCAGCGCCAACCCGAACGGCCCCCTCCACGTCGGCCATATCCGGAACTCGATCATCGGCGACACGCTCGCCCGGGCGTTCCGGAAGGCCGGCTACCCGCTGGAAGTCGAGTATTATGTCAATGACATGGGCCGGCAGATCGCCATCGTGGTCTGGGGATTCAACAACCTGGACAACACGCAGCTGCCGGGGGAGAAGGAGGATGCCCATATCGCTAGGATCTACATTGCGGCAAACCGCGAGATCGAGAAGGACGAAGGGATCACTCAGCAGGTCAATGTCCTGATGCAGCGCGTGGAGAGCGGCGATCCCGCTACCGTGGAGAAGTTCAAAAAGGAAGTCTCGCGCTGCCTTGACGGGTTCCGGGTCACGATGAAGGACCTGAACGTTGCCCACGACAAGTTCGTCTGGGAGAGCGACTTCATCCGGAACGGGAGCACGGAAGAGATCATCGGCAGGCTCAAAGAGAAGCCGCAGGCGCGACAGGACGAGACGCTTTACCTTGACCTTTCGGAGTTCGGGTTCGAGAACAAGTACGTCATCCGCCGGAGCGACGGCACCTCAGTGTACGCAGCCCGGGACCTTGCCTTCCATGCGTGGAAAGGGAAAAACTTCGACCGGGTCATCGATGTGCTCGGCGCCGACCACAAGCTCATCGGGGCGCAGCTCCAGTGCACGATGAAGGTCCTTGGTGAGAAGGTCCCGGAGATCGTCTTCTTCGAGTTCGTCTCGCTTCCCGAGGGTTCGATGAGCACGCGGGCCGGCAAGTTCATCTCGGCTGACGACCTCATCACGGAGGTACGGAAGCGCGCCTTCGATGAGGTGACAGTGCGAAGGCCGGAACTTCCCGAGGACGAGCGCAGGAAGATCGCCGCTTCGGTCGGGCTTGCCGCCATCCGCTACGACATCGTCAAGGTCTCGCCCGAGAAGAGCACGGTCTTTGACTGGAAGGAGGCGCTGGACTTCGAGCGGCAGAGCGGGCCCTATATCCAGTACGCCCATGCCCGGGCCTGCAGCATCCTCGAAAAGGCCGGGGACTTTAGCGAGTGCTTCGATCTTGAGACCGAGCAGGAGATAGCGCTCGCCAAGCAGATCGCCCGCTTCCCCGGCATCATCGAGAGGGTTGTTGCGGAGCTCCGCCCGAACCTCCTTGCCATCTATGCCCGCGAACTTGCTGATACCTTCAACTCGTTCTACCACTTCGAGCAGGTACTGAAGAGCGAGGGGAAGGTCCGTGACCGGCGCCTGACGCTCGTGAAAGCGGTGCAGAATACCCTCAAAGAAGCGCTCGAAACGCTTGGGATCGATGCCATCCGATCCATGTGA
- the twy1 gene encoding 4-demethylwyosine synthase TYW1 — protein MPSDPCEPLRKQGYQFFSKTSTAALKPCMWCKRALAGGDMCYKHQFYGIDSHRCVQLTPTLRCNQRCLFCWRSFEHEPVESEECSPETILAGIHRFQKKALAGYNAVLDNTVTEERWKEALDPKHVAISLSGEPTLYSQLPELIDLFNKTGYTTFVVSNGTNPDMLKRCNPFQMYVSLDAPDRETYERVCRPLGDYWDRVQESLRLLGSRRSAVRITLVKGLNDIAPERYAAILQDSGATYVEIKGYMYLGYSRNRLVRENMPDHADVRAFAEKVATACDYRFKDENELSRVVVLERKR, from the coding sequence ATGCCATCCGATCCATGTGAGCCCCTGAGAAAACAGGGGTACCAGTTTTTTTCAAAGACTTCTACCGCGGCCCTCAAGCCCTGCATGTGGTGCAAGCGGGCGCTTGCCGGCGGCGACATGTGCTACAAGCACCAGTTCTACGGGATCGACAGCCACCGCTGCGTCCAGCTCACCCCGACGCTCCGCTGCAACCAGCGCTGCCTCTTCTGCTGGCGCTCGTTTGAGCACGAGCCGGTGGAGAGCGAAGAGTGCTCTCCCGAAACCATCCTAGCCGGTATCCACCGGTTCCAGAAGAAGGCGCTCGCGGGCTACAACGCGGTGCTCGACAACACGGTCACGGAGGAACGGTGGAAAGAAGCGCTCGACCCAAAACACGTTGCGATATCGCTCTCCGGTGAGCCGACACTCTACTCCCAACTTCCGGAACTCATCGACCTGTTCAACAAAACCGGGTACACAACATTCGTTGTCAGCAATGGCACAAACCCGGATATGCTGAAGCGGTGCAACCCGTTCCAGATGTACGTCTCACTCGACGCTCCTGACCGGGAGACATACGAGCGCGTCTGCCGGCCGCTCGGGGACTACTGGGACCGTGTGCAGGAGAGCCTCCGTCTCCTTGGCTCGCGGAGGTCGGCGGTCCGGATCACGCTCGTGAAGGGGCTCAACGACATTGCCCCGGAGCGGTATGCCGCAATCCTGCAGGACTCGGGAGCCACGTATGTGGAAATAAAGGGATACATGTATCTGGGATACAGTAGAAACCGTTTGGTCAGAGAGAACATGCCGGACCATGCGGATGTGCGCGCCTTTGCGGAGAAGGTCGCGACCGCGTGCGATTACCGGTTCAAGGACGAGAACGAACTGAGCAGAGTGGTTGTTCTGGAGCGGAAGAGATGA
- the sepS gene encoding O-phosphoserine--tRNA ligase, producing the protein MRFNPEDWKKKAHENFEGAWHEGPSVLTPASHAETYPCKGYKRAQAHPVFATINKLRETYLSMGFDEAEVPVIIDEKDIYRQFGPEAMAVLDRVFYLGGLPRPNVGIARDRLDKINGILGKTMAPAIEEKLRETLHAYKKSEIDGDELTFELSKVLETDDGVVVHILDDVFPEFRELAPESSRSTLRSHMTSGWFLTLGSIWDKSPLPIRMFSVDRCFRREQAEGPTRLMTYHSASCIIAGDDVTIEDGKAVSEALLSAFGYTDFRFQPDEKRSKYYMPDTQTEVYARHPVHGWVEVATFGMYSPSALAEYGVGVPVMNLGLGVERLAMIAYGANDVRQLVYPQFFPRPLSDREIARAVHLREEPSSPEGKLLATAIAKVAAANGSAQGPCSFDAWEGTLGGTRVKVVVEETESNAKLCGPACANEIFVHDGSVLGVPDAEKWKQVRIEGVPIGLSYLSAVSALAAARIEEAARTGKETTVQVKMAKLPSDINLKIDEYAMRFVTDSKKKVDVRGPVFLSVRSAILP; encoded by the coding sequence ATGAGATTCAATCCCGAGGACTGGAAAAAGAAAGCGCACGAGAACTTCGAAGGGGCATGGCACGAGGGGCCATCGGTCCTGACCCCGGCATCGCACGCGGAAACCTATCCGTGTAAGGGGTACAAGCGGGCACAGGCGCACCCGGTCTTTGCCACCATCAACAAGCTCCGCGAGACCTACCTCTCGATGGGCTTTGACGAGGCCGAAGTGCCGGTCATCATTGACGAGAAGGACATCTACCGGCAGTTCGGGCCTGAAGCCATGGCCGTGCTCGACCGGGTCTTCTACCTTGGCGGCCTCCCGCGTCCGAACGTGGGGATCGCAAGGGACCGGCTCGATAAGATCAACGGGATTCTCGGCAAGACGATGGCTCCTGCGATTGAGGAGAAACTCCGCGAGACGCTCCACGCGTACAAGAAGTCCGAGATCGATGGCGACGAACTGACCTTCGAACTCTCCAAGGTGCTGGAGACTGACGACGGGGTCGTTGTCCATATCCTCGACGACGTCTTCCCCGAGTTCCGCGAGCTCGCCCCCGAGTCTTCGCGCTCCACGCTCCGGAGCCACATGACGAGCGGCTGGTTCTTAACGCTCGGCTCAATCTGGGACAAGAGCCCGCTGCCCATCCGGATGTTCTCGGTCGACCGGTGCTTCCGGCGCGAACAGGCCGAGGGGCCGACCCGGCTGATGACCTACCACTCGGCATCCTGTATCATTGCCGGGGATGACGTGACGATCGAGGACGGGAAAGCGGTCAGTGAAGCGCTCCTCTCAGCGTTCGGGTATACCGACTTCCGGTTCCAGCCGGACGAGAAGCGCTCGAAATACTACATGCCAGATACCCAGACGGAAGTGTATGCCCGGCACCCGGTCCACGGCTGGGTCGAGGTGGCGACGTTCGGCATGTACTCACCCTCGGCGCTCGCGGAATACGGCGTCGGTGTCCCGGTCATGAACCTGGGGCTTGGCGTCGAGAGGCTCGCGATGATCGCGTACGGGGCAAACGATGTCCGGCAGCTCGTGTACCCGCAGTTCTTCCCCCGGCCGCTCTCCGACCGGGAGATCGCACGGGCAGTTCACCTCCGCGAGGAGCCGTCATCCCCTGAAGGGAAATTGCTCGCAACAGCGATCGCGAAAGTTGCGGCAGCGAACGGTTCGGCACAGGGCCCCTGCTCCTTCGATGCCTGGGAAGGAACTCTTGGCGGTACCCGCGTGAAGGTAGTGGTTGAAGAGACCGAGTCCAATGCAAAGCTCTGCGGGCCGGCCTGCGCAAACGAGATCTTCGTCCACGACGGATCCGTGCTTGGGGTACCGGATGCCGAGAAGTGGAAGCAGGTGCGGATCGAGGGGGTGCCAATTGGCCTTTCCTACCTTTCCGCGGTCTCCGCCCTTGCCGCGGCGCGGATCGAGGAAGCGGCCCGAACCGGTAAGGAGACGACCGTCCAGGTCAAGATGGCAAAGCTCCCCAGCGACATCAACCTGAAGATCGATGAGTACGCGATGCGCTTTGTCACGGACAGCAAAAAGAAAGTGGATGTCCGGGGACCGGTCTTCCTCTCGGTCCGTTCCGCGATCCTTCCCTGA
- a CDS encoding hybrid sensor histidine kinase/response regulator — protein MISLLHVDPDTTLQKALKDYFGSSGEISVTSVASAHEAYSLLRSQRFDIIIAEYRLPVTNGQAFLEALRRSRKNSTPFIFFAKKADNKAVINALNTGATHFVLKGRDPRKEFMVLKHFISQAIQQSRLAEALREQETQYRNVVEDQSEFIFRFLPDGTIVFVNEAYCTYFKKPRDVILGRNIRDSISPDYRETFFSQLEELTRENPVRSMDSRMLAADGSTLWQQWSYRAIFSDLPEPSGYQAVGRDITAQKNAEAALVQAHRNLGVMNTITRHDILNQLTAVFGYLEIAREASTDTGVSECLDKAYHAAETIRGQITFTKEYQEIGSNAAQWQSVEALVKKAVASLNLTGITVEYSLENLGVFADPLIEKVFYNLMENSLRHGKTVTKIRLSWREEPDGLVIVYEDNGVGVPEGVKEKIFRREYFQNTGLGLYLIREILSITGIRIRECGIEGEGARFEMKVPHGNYGFRTERDVLLQDG, from the coding sequence ATGATCTCGCTCCTGCACGTCGATCCCGATACCACGCTCCAGAAGGCCCTCAAGGACTACTTCGGGAGTTCGGGAGAGATCTCCGTCACGTCGGTTGCATCGGCACACGAAGCGTACAGCCTGCTCCGTTCGCAGCGGTTCGATATCATCATCGCGGAATACCGTCTCCCGGTGACGAACGGGCAGGCATTTCTTGAAGCCCTGCGGCGCAGCCGGAAAAATTCAACGCCCTTTATCTTCTTTGCAAAGAAGGCCGACAACAAGGCGGTCATCAATGCCCTGAACACCGGCGCAACGCATTTCGTGCTCAAGGGACGCGACCCAAGAAAAGAGTTCATGGTCTTAAAGCATTTCATCAGCCAGGCCATCCAGCAGAGCCGGCTTGCCGAAGCCCTGCGGGAGCAGGAGACGCAGTACCGGAATGTTGTCGAGGACCAATCGGAGTTCATCTTCCGGTTCCTGCCGGACGGCACCATCGTCTTTGTCAACGAGGCGTACTGTACCTATTTCAAAAAACCGCGCGATGTGATCCTGGGCCGGAACATCCGTGACAGTATCTCACCGGATTACCGGGAGACCTTTTTCTCCCAGTTAGAGGAACTCACCCGCGAGAACCCGGTGCGTTCCATGGACTCCCGCATGCTTGCAGCCGACGGTTCCACGCTCTGGCAGCAGTGGAGTTACCGGGCCATCTTCTCCGATCTGCCGGAGCCCTCGGGATACCAGGCAGTCGGCCGGGACATCACGGCACAGAAGAATGCCGAGGCCGCTCTCGTGCAGGCCCACCGGAACCTTGGCGTCATGAACACCATCACCCGGCATGACATCTTAAACCAGCTCACTGCGGTATTCGGCTACCTTGAGATCGCCCGGGAGGCCAGCACGGATACCGGGGTCAGCGAGTGCCTGGACAAGGCGTACCACGCAGCTGAGACCATCCGCGGGCAGATCACCTTTACAAAGGAGTACCAGGAGATTGGGAGCAATGCCGCCCAGTGGCAGAGCGTGGAAGCGCTGGTCAAAAAAGCAGTTGCATCGCTGAACCTTACCGGTATAACGGTAGAGTACTCGCTGGAGAACCTCGGTGTCTTTGCCGACCCGCTCATCGAGAAGGTCTTCTACAACCTGATGGAGAACTCCCTCCGCCACGGGAAGACGGTCACCAAGATCCGGCTCTCCTGGCGGGAAGAGCCGGATGGCCTCGTGATCGTATACGAGGACAATGGCGTGGGTGTCCCGGAAGGAGTCAAGGAGAAGATCTTCCGGCGGGAATATTTCCAGAACACCGGCCTTGGCCTGTACCTGATCCGCGAGATCCTCTCAATCACCGGCATCCGGATACGGGAATGCGGTATTGAAGGAGAGGGCGCCCGGTTCGAGATGAAAGTCCCGCACGGGAATTACGGGTTCAGGACAGAAAGAGACGTCCTGTTACAGGACGGGTAA
- a CDS encoding phosphoribulokinase, whose protein sequence is MDHEINFKETIAHSPIVFTIGVAGDSGSGKTTFTNAIRQIFGPALVSTITLDDYHKYDREERKQRDITPLHPDANNIGLLEDHIAQLRQGHTIQKPVYNHETGTFDPPIPFAPRKILILEGLHTLFSPRLRELMDFSIFVDPENEVKYAWKRLRDKERRGYTDEQVSEEIRRREKDYAEFIAPQRCEADAVIRIAHSKYGKDLGPERNVYNISLMQNRMRKTISDIDLSIDLYSLLSFHERDFLIEFTTQFVDCARMRALTFDGEMNYETIHKLEKTIEYQTGVHPIAMFEGRETVTPTDIVQLILSWRIIHRRIFIRERA, encoded by the coding sequence ATGGATCACGAGATCAACTTCAAGGAAACAATTGCCCACTCTCCCATTGTCTTCACCATCGGTGTTGCCGGTGACAGCGGATCGGGGAAGACCACGTTCACGAACGCGATACGGCAGATATTCGGCCCGGCTCTGGTCTCCACCATCACGCTGGATGACTACCACAAATACGACCGGGAAGAGCGGAAGCAGCGGGATATCACGCCACTCCATCCTGATGCCAACAACATCGGCCTGCTGGAGGATCATATTGCCCAGCTCAGGCAGGGGCATACCATCCAAAAACCGGTGTATAATCACGAGACCGGGACGTTCGATCCCCCTATACCGTTTGCGCCCCGGAAGATCCTTATCCTCGAAGGCCTGCACACGCTCTTTTCCCCGCGCCTCCGCGAACTCATGGACTTCTCGATTTTTGTCGACCCGGAGAACGAGGTGAAATATGCCTGGAAACGTCTTCGCGACAAGGAGCGTCGGGGCTATACCGATGAGCAGGTATCCGAGGAGATACGCAGGCGTGAAAAAGATTACGCGGAATTCATCGCGCCCCAGCGGTGTGAAGCTGATGCCGTGATCCGCATCGCCCACTCAAAGTACGGGAAAGACCTCGGCCCGGAGCGGAACGTGTACAACATCTCCCTCATGCAGAACCGGATGAGAAAGACTATCTCGGATATCGACCTGAGCATCGACCTGTACTCTCTCCTCTCCTTCCACGAGCGGGACTTCCTAATCGAGTTCACCACGCAGTTTGTCGACTGTGCGCGGATGCGGGCCCTGACCTTTGACGGCGAGATGAATTACGAGACAATCCATAAACTGGAAAAGACCATCGAGTACCAGACCGGTGTCCACCCGATTGCCATGTTCGAGGGAAGGGAGACGGTCACCCCCACCGATATCGTCCAGCTCATCCTTTCGTGGCGGATCATCCACCGCCGGATCTTTATCCGTGAACGGGCCTGA
- a CDS encoding helix-turn-helix transcriptional regulator, whose translation MRTRIKEYRSQLSLTQDDLAKKVGVRRETIVFLEQGKYNPSLKLAHEVAKALNATIDELFIFDDESETPESRVVLVD comes from the coding sequence ATGAGGACAAGGATCAAAGAGTACCGGTCTCAGCTTTCCCTGACACAGGATGATCTTGCAAAAAAGGTCGGCGTGCGGAGGGAGACAATTGTCTTTCTGGAACAGGGGAAGTACAATCCCTCCTTAAAACTTGCCCACGAGGTTGCAAAAGCCCTGAATGCAACGATCGATGAGCTCTTCATCTTCGATGACGAATCCGAGACGCCTGAGAGCCGGGTCGTGCTGGTGGACTAA
- a CDS encoding DEAD/DEAH box helicase translates to MAVADILRLLDTNPVFRARCVHHEVTLPEPPRYGTLDVQLSPALTSYLDQRGIRLYSHQCETINHARAGQNVILTTATASGKTLAFNVPVFCHLEQDPDARALYLYPTKALANDQLLSLEEMAQYTGIAARPAVYDGDTPQSKRAAIREHSRVIISNPHEMHHVLSWHAKWQPFLSNLDYIVIDEAHRYRGVFGSHIAFVIRRLLRLCRHYGASPQFILSTATLANPLEFAKALTGQDFVLVDTDGAPHGRRNFVLFNPFYDGISERSLHQETKDLLVSCVEEDLQTLCFTGSRKMAELVTVWSRDDVRRISQKLADTISVYRAGYLPEERRAIEQQLKEGRLRGVVSTNALELGIDVGSLDAVIISGYPGTMMSTRQQAGRAGRKGGESLAVLIAQANPLDQYFMHHPDQFFSRSHELAIIDTNNPYIVSGHLLCAAAEIPLLEDRDSAFFGETLSCLLPDLGAAGLLRKTIRGWVYAGRGRAADAVRLDGVPGESFRVMCHGRLLETMDRGQAYREAHKGAIMLHQGETYVVSEMDLETHTIRVTETDVDYYTQPQKEVDISIIGTLETRTVNNTPCFFGEVEVTEQYTGYKIKRGDTIIGLEPLTLPPLTFRTKAFWFIPQESVEQTITKSGGDLGGGLHGVEHAIIALMPLYVMCDRWDIGGLSSPSFGEKGEPVVFVYDGYEGGIGLAEKAFGLIPELFTAAHELVRDCRCESGCPSCIYSPKCGNDNQPLEKDATVLILRELSHGPGEADHAPPAPVKSEIRATQSG, encoded by the coding sequence ATGGCGGTTGCTGATATCCTCCGGCTCCTTGATACGAACCCGGTTTTTCGTGCACGCTGTGTCCACCACGAGGTCACCTTACCGGAGCCCCCCCGGTATGGCACCCTTGATGTACAACTTTCCCCGGCTCTTACTTCGTACCTTGATCAGCGCGGGATCCGGCTCTACTCGCACCAGTGCGAGACGATAAACCATGCCCGGGCCGGACAGAATGTCATCCTTACGACCGCAACAGCCAGCGGCAAGACCCTTGCGTTCAATGTCCCGGTCTTCTGCCATCTTGAACAGGATCCGGATGCCCGCGCCCTGTACCTGTACCCAACAAAAGCGCTCGCAAACGACCAGCTCCTGTCACTAGAAGAGATGGCGCAGTACACGGGAATTGCGGCAAGACCAGCAGTCTACGATGGCGACACCCCCCAGTCAAAGAGGGCTGCGATCCGCGAACATTCCCGGGTGATCATTTCCAATCCCCACGAGATGCACCACGTTCTCTCATGGCATGCCAAGTGGCAGCCGTTTCTCTCGAACCTTGACTATATCGTCATCGATGAGGCGCACCGGTACCGTGGTGTTTTCGGGTCGCACATCGCATTCGTGATACGCCGCCTTCTCCGCCTCTGCCGGCACTACGGTGCAAGCCCGCAGTTTATCCTGTCGACAGCGACGCTGGCAAACCCTTTGGAGTTTGCAAAAGCCCTTACCGGGCAGGATTTTGTACTGGTCGATACTGACGGGGCACCCCATGGCAGGCGGAATTTTGTCCTCTTCAACCCGTTTTACGATGGGATTAGTGAACGCTCCCTCCACCAGGAAACCAAGGATCTCCTGGTCTCCTGCGTCGAAGAGGACCTCCAGACCCTCTGTTTCACCGGGTCGCGCAAGATGGCGGAGCTGGTGACGGTCTGGTCGCGGGACGATGTCCGGCGCATCTCCCAGAAACTTGCCGACACAATTTCCGTCTATCGCGCGGGCTACCTGCCGGAAGAACGGCGGGCTATCGAGCAGCAGCTCAAGGAAGGAAGACTCCGTGGCGTGGTCTCGACGAATGCCCTTGAGCTGGGGATTGATGTCGGATCCCTCGACGCCGTCATCATCTCCGGGTATCCCGGCACCATGATGTCCACCCGCCAGCAGGCAGGGCGTGCCGGCAGGAAAGGTGGCGAATCCCTTGCCGTCCTCATCGCGCAAGCGAACCCGCTCGACCAGTACTTCATGCACCACCCGGACCAGTTCTTCTCCCGCTCGCATGAACTGGCGATCATCGATACCAATAATCCCTATATCGTCTCCGGGCATCTGCTCTGTGCGGCTGCCGAGATTCCCCTGCTCGAGGACCGCGACAGCGCGTTTTTTGGTGAAACCCTGTCATGCCTCCTGCCGGACCTCGGGGCGGCAGGGCTCCTCCGGAAAACGATCCGCGGGTGGGTCTATGCCGGCCGCGGGAGGGCAGCCGATGCCGTCCGGTTGGACGGGGTACCCGGGGAGTCCTTTCGGGTCATGTGCCATGGCAGGCTCCTCGAAACCATGGACCGCGGGCAGGCCTATCGCGAAGCGCACAAGGGCGCCATCATGCTCCACCAGGGCGAGACGTACGTGGTCAGCGAGATGGACCTCGAGACGCATACTATCCGGGTCACCGAGACAGATGTCGACTACTACACGCAACCGCAAAAAGAAGTGGATATCTCCATCATCGGGACGCTGGAGACCCGGACGGTCAACAACACCCCGTGCTTCTTTGGCGAAGTGGAAGTGACAGAGCAGTATACCGGTTACAAGATCAAACGCGGCGACACGATCATCGGCCTTGAGCCGCTCACGCTCCCGCCCCTGACCTTCCGGACAAAAGCCTTCTGGTTCATTCCGCAGGAATCCGTTGAACAGACTATTACAAAATCTGGTGGCGATCTTGGAGGCGGCCTGCATGGCGTTGAGCATGCGATCATCGCTCTGATGCCCCTCTATGTCATGTGCGACCGCTGGGATATCGGGGGACTCTCCTCACCATCGTTTGGGGAGAAAGGTGAGCCCGTGGTCTTTGTCTATGATGGATACGAGGGGGGAATCGGGCTTGCCGAGAAGGCTTTCGGGTTGATCCCAGAGCTCTTCACCGCAGCGCACGAACTGGTCCGCGATTGCCGGTGCGAGAGCGGGTGCCCGTCGTGTATCTACTCGCCCAAGTGCGGGAATGACAACCAGCCGCTGGAGAAGGATGCCACGGTGCTCATCCTCCGCGAGCTCAGCCACGGGCCGGGGGAAGCAGATCATGCTCCCCCTGCTCCGGTGAAAAGTGAGATTCGGGCAACACAATCAGGATAG